Proteins from a single region of Geothrix sp. PMB-07:
- a CDS encoding leucyl aminopeptidase, with protein sequence MPSVDISSQTGKDFAGDALIVPVFSGRERHRLPLAISKVARQVMDEEDFKADYLEVVPLHHPNGVKESRWMVLVGLGDEEKVTLNKIRKAVGTAGRFCLKKKWKKIGVLSPSTSNLDHDAVQVAVTEGALLGNYDFVAFKGGKPEAKQFTSIDIFTNGDDTRKARRKLPIVEAGVAACHRVRDLANTPAGDLYPEVFAETAVKLAKQHKLHCEVLDVPALEKGGFRSVLAVGQGSARPPRVVKLEYKPKEKPKKHVVLVGKGVCFDSGGLSLKDASGMETMKDDMTGAAIVLATLVACAQLEVPVQVTGLLGLVENMPSGSSYKPGDVLRSRSGKTIEVLNTDAEGRLVLADLLHYASEMGADHVVDLATLTGAALVAMGDGVSAVMGTDQKLVDRLLDAGGSVGEYLWQLPLVEEYADQLKSPLADLKNITGIRWGGTITAGLFLREFVDHASWAHIDLSGSWSGKERDYRTHGGSGEGPRFLLEWLMD encoded by the coding sequence ATGCCTTCAGTGGATATCAGCTCACAGACCGGAAAGGATTTCGCGGGAGATGCGTTAATCGTTCCCGTGTTCTCGGGTCGTGAACGCCATCGCCTGCCTCTTGCCATCAGCAAGGTGGCGCGTCAAGTGATGGATGAGGAAGATTTCAAGGCGGACTATCTTGAAGTTGTGCCGCTCCATCATCCAAACGGTGTGAAGGAAAGCCGTTGGATGGTGCTGGTGGGCCTCGGCGACGAGGAGAAGGTGACGCTTAATAAGATCCGCAAAGCGGTGGGCACGGCGGGCCGCTTCTGCCTCAAGAAGAAGTGGAAGAAGATCGGCGTGCTCTCGCCCTCCACCTCCAACCTGGACCACGACGCGGTGCAGGTGGCGGTGACGGAAGGGGCTCTGCTCGGCAACTACGATTTCGTGGCATTCAAGGGTGGAAAACCAGAAGCCAAGCAATTCACTTCCATCGACATCTTCACCAATGGGGATGACACTCGCAAGGCGCGTCGCAAGCTGCCCATTGTCGAGGCTGGCGTGGCTGCCTGCCATCGCGTCCGCGATCTCGCCAACACCCCTGCAGGTGATCTCTATCCGGAAGTCTTCGCCGAAACAGCCGTGAAATTGGCCAAGCAGCACAAACTCCACTGCGAGGTGCTGGATGTGCCTGCCCTTGAAAAGGGCGGATTCCGCTCGGTGCTGGCCGTGGGCCAGGGCAGTGCCCGACCGCCTCGGGTGGTCAAGCTGGAATACAAGCCCAAGGAGAAGCCCAAGAAGCATGTCGTCCTCGTCGGCAAGGGTGTCTGCTTCGATTCGGGCGGGCTCTCCCTCAAGGATGCCTCCGGCATGGAGACGATGAAGGACGACATGACGGGTGCCGCCATCGTGCTGGCGACCCTGGTGGCCTGCGCGCAGCTGGAAGTGCCGGTCCAGGTGACGGGTCTCCTGGGCCTGGTGGAAAACATGCCGTCAGGTTCCAGCTACAAGCCCGGCGACGTGCTGCGCAGCCGCAGCGGCAAGACCATCGAGGTGCTGAACACCGATGCCGAGGGCCGGTTGGTGCTGGCGGACCTCCTCCACTATGCCAGCGAGATGGGGGCTGACCACGTGGTGGATCTGGCCACCCTCACTGGGGCTGCGCTCGTGGCCATGGGGGATGGTGTCTCCGCGGTGATGGGCACCGACCAGAAGCTGGTGGACCGGCTTCTGGATGCGGGTGGTTCTGTGGGCGAGTATCTCTGGCAGCTGCCGCTGGTGGAGGAGTACGCCGACCAGCTCAAGAGCCCTCTGGCTGATCTGAAAAACATCACGGGCATCCGCTGGGGCGGCACCATCACCGCCGGGCTGTTCCTGCGGGAATTTGTGGATCACGCCTCCTGGGCCCACATTGACTTGTCCGGCAGCTGGTCCGGGAAGGAGCGGGACTACCGCACCCACGGAGGCAGCGGCGAGGGGCCCCGCTTCCTGCTCGAATGGCTCATGGACTGA
- a CDS encoding HU family DNA-binding protein → MEAMETLTKADLSRHLMERLELGKKDADLLVNTFLEAIIESLKTGEGVELRGFGSFRLRDRRARQGRNPRSGESIQVPPKRVVYFKLGKELRSKLIDD, encoded by the coding sequence ATGGAAGCGATGGAAACCCTCACCAAGGCTGACCTCTCCCGCCACCTCATGGAGCGCCTTGAACTGGGTAAGAAGGATGCTGATCTCCTGGTGAATACCTTCCTGGAGGCCATCATCGAATCCCTCAAGACCGGCGAAGGGGTGGAGCTGCGCGGCTTCGGCAGCTTCCGCCTCCGGGACCGGCGGGCCCGTCAGGGGCGCAATCCCCGCAGTGGCGAGAGCATCCAGGTGCCGCCTAAGCGGGTGGTCTACTTCAAGCTGGGCAAGGAGCTTCGCAGCAAGCTCATCGATGACTGA
- a CDS encoding CsgG/HfaB family protein: MRLSKLFVSLMAVVALAAPAFAQKKLSKEEKAKLPRIAILEFKAAPDAWHGWHHGGWGNQMSTISNQLRDLFTTEIVEKGKNKIRVVERERLNEIRDELHFQQSGEVDTATVQKIGKLLGVKYVMTGKVTRFAYKEGGFSSGWGVGALVSKVTGDGMAGAVAGSVNIKKASFTGRLDIRLIEVETGEVLGAWKDEDKVDNTSVKVAGTGGDVQYDEELVNKVFEPIVARITPKLLRATVSANEDE, encoded by the coding sequence ATGCGCCTTTCCAAACTGTTCGTCTCCCTGATGGCAGTAGTGGCCCTTGCGGCCCCTGCCTTTGCGCAGAAGAAACTCTCCAAGGAGGAGAAAGCCAAACTTCCGCGCATCGCCATCCTCGAATTCAAGGCCGCCCCAGATGCCTGGCACGGCTGGCATCACGGCGGCTGGGGCAACCAGATGAGCACCATCTCCAACCAGCTGCGTGACCTCTTCACCACCGAGATTGTGGAGAAGGGCAAGAACAAGATCCGCGTCGTGGAGCGGGAGCGGCTCAACGAGATCCGCGACGAACTCCACTTCCAGCAGAGTGGTGAAGTGGATACGGCCACGGTCCAGAAGATCGGCAAGCTGCTGGGTGTGAAGTACGTGATGACCGGCAAGGTCACCCGCTTCGCCTACAAGGAAGGTGGCTTCAGTTCCGGCTGGGGCGTGGGCGCCCTGGTCAGCAAGGTCACGGGCGATGGCATGGCCGGTGCCGTGGCGGGCAGCGTGAACATCAAGAAGGCCTCCTTCACCGGGCGCCTCGACATTCGCCTCATCGAAGTGGAAACCGGCGAAGTGCTGGGTGCCTGGAAGGATGAGGACAAGGTGGACAACACCTCTGTGAAGGTTGCGGGCACCGGCGGCGATGTCCAGTACGACGAAGAGCTCGTGAACAAGGTGTTCGAGCCCATCGTGGCGCGCATCACTCCCAAATTGCTTCGGGCCACGGTTTCGGCCAACGAGGACGAATAG